The nucleotide window AAGGAGTGATAACTTAAGAGAAGGattgggcgtacaggatgtggtgagatgggtcagggcacgaaaaagattctggagggatcacgtagaaagaatgccagaagacagatgaGCAAAGTGGGctcagagaccgaacacacgcagacctgtaggcagaccaccaaagaggacGTACAAGAGCTGtagttcagcttctcaggaagagggccaaacgtacagtattgaacaggacctggtcctattgaaagaggaagaggaagaagaagaaaattggaaTTATATTACACCGAATAGGACTTGGCTTAAAACTCCTTACCTAGATGGACTGTGCAATGGACATGAAATGATTTTGGAATACTTGTTTGTAGTGAACTGTAATTTCAAATACTAATGAACAAAATGGTCGCCAAAAACCACATTTGGTATCacattttgtaaatttccaCTAATAGCTTCTTTGAGGTTAAAAACTTAAcacttattttaaatttgaattattgcgTTTCTCTAAATCAAGTTCGaacaaaattttagttattGTTATGAGAAAATGAGAATTGGGAGGTTATCATTATTAGTTAAACAGGAAACTTATACCATAAGACGTTTGTTGAAAAAAGTACTAAGAGTGTTAAaggaaaatacaatttattcatataattttaataacttcCCCTCTAGTAGAAATGTCGTCAAAGTCACATTTGAACAGTCTTGAATTTACGGACATTGGAATACAAAAGGGTTTTGCGCCTGAATTTGTCCAAAGTACAACCGGAGGTATTATAAGTCTTTCAGCGCGGTAACCCTATTGTCACCAGAATACATCAACAAGACAATTCTCTCCATCTCAAGCTATTTTTTCACATGTCAAATCTAAATGGAAAAAGTAGTTAGACGTTTGATTTTAAGAACTTAATTGTAATTGAATTCTAGACGTCCTAACAATTTGTTGTACcttttgtgttaattataaacGTGAACACAAAAGCCGAAACTcagttaatacattttttttgttaccatGCATGAGATATAGATAAACTGAGTGAAGCAACCAACCTCCTAAGTCTTTTCAATACTGAAATTGAGGTTGAGGTTGAAATATACTGTAATAAATAtagaatgattttttattatgtttctgAAACTATTGTAGGGAGTCCGGGAgatttcaattgaaaacaattattttaaacagCTCAGTTATATCATGAAAGaatctgtcaaaattttgtatattccTCTTTTCCCCATTCAACACTAAATACTTGAGGAATGTTCACTCTTAATTTTCAGGAGCATCTATAACTGTATTTGCATCAGGCATGGTCTTTTTGATATATGGTATAATGTTATGTCTCACCTCTCAATATATTTTACTATCGGAATGTTTACGAGTATTCAACCAAGAAGGAATGCATGAGATTCTTTCAGAGATGAGATCAATTTGCGCTAGCAATAATGAGAAACAATGTGATGATGTACAAGAATATTTCATTAGATGTATAAACCATCACCAATTACTGCTCGAGTGagtaatattattttgttaaaagtgTACTGATATACCTTACTTACATTGTATCAATGATTACCCATTAtaagtttttcgaaattatgattctgttatttttataacaaaataattaacaacttatgaactaattttgaaaatgtgtgAATCTGTAGTGTTTTATCTAAATGGAAGCTTTTGTCAGCAACAATGTATTTTTACATCTGCAATGTGTTTTTACATTTACTAGAAATTTTCGATAGAGTAGTTATAGATAGATCTCTGCAAACTAGAAAATGGGCTGCAAtaattacgaggatgtattgatttctagttagcctagatcaattccatacataaaaaaaatattgcgttaccttagcaacgaacaataacttattagaagtgtcagtgtaaagtttgacgtcaacaAAATAAACCAGATttacataataaattaaatgaaaaaacatgtCCAACGAAATTGCgataatcgaaaaattggagtatcgagccatcctCAAGtacttggtgatcaatgtccttcgtatgcgatcgtgaaaaattgaaaaattcaaaagaggtaaattttcctttgaagatgatgaccgatcgggaaagccagtttctgtgtcagtctccgaaaatatcgatcgcctaaaacggatatctgaagcactgaatatttcatacgaatgcgttaatcatatagtttctacaatccagaaacaaagcaaaaatcgatgaattggcgacactctggttctccaagacgtAAGAAGTTTCGTTTCCAAAAATCTGCTCGAAAAGTTCTTgcatcagttttttgggattgccatggagtagtactgattgattttttggataagggtagaacaataactggagatcacattactgaccactctacgggaaaaattaaagagaaaagacgcggaaaggtgttttgtttttgcaggacaacgctcctacacacaaatctcatgttgccatgaaaaaaattgtgtgtgtcagctccgacgcacgactggagtttactccttaagttcgatagtctaaccagacgcaaaaagagtttatttaacttaaaaaatattggttgattgccagaatattttgggcttccttcattaatttttttttaatctgtaagctcgctgtctctcggctggagtttttggaggtttagattttttcctagtcaaaaaatataaaaaaaattagaaaatttataaatgcataattataaaaattttaaccgactttaagaaaattgataaaaaaaggtttttataaacatttttttcaaattattataattaattttttatttaaaatataatattatcttaataattaacaaaaatggttataaaaagataattatgtcactaaatcttttacatacaataataaatagtacatgaaaattatttaaataagctaaaaaataacttttcggaagaaaattatataaaaacattattataatgaaaaaatattgtcgatttttctgataatattatcgaattattgaatacagttgttaatatttaaaaattatttataaaataaatcataataacgtggaagaatttatagacatcgacaaaaaaattaatttttggttaggttagaaattttctattttatgtggatgcgctcgataattcatattgggttgattatctaattttatgtgttgttttcaaatatatattcatatgaactacatcgataattattaaaatatttaataaatacaaattgcacatgctcatacatataatacatgaattttaACGTActttgcaaccacgtgtttgttagatgttccggcaatatcatctacacctctttctgccatagttatttggaaatactttcagttcactttagcggaacacaatgagaataaaatgacagcaatataagtatgttgacactgacaaattagaaagttgcgcatcatagggtgcgcaccaaaaacgtaacgaggtcattcatcgatagattttactcctcacatttttctcataccgggccccttatatatgcaaatcgattcttaaagaGTAAACTCCAAatattcgtgatttagggtttaaattactagaacacccccttattcaTCAGATATGGCtctgtccgactatcatctctttcctcaactgaaaaaaaaattaaaagatcgtaaattttcttccaacgagaaggtaataaaagctgtggggtctggtttgcagagcaaaaagaaacatttttctttgaaaggtctggagacgttgcaggttccctgtaataaatgtatccaattaagaggagaatatgttgagtaataaaatattttgacattgaaattttgtttggttctataataggctaaaaatttttcgaaaatatcgctAATATGTACATCGCTAAATCATTTTGATCATATAATCAGAAAGAGATTGCGGACTTAAATAGAAACGACTTTGTAAGAGAAGAAAATGTAGATTTCCGTTAGGTAGAAGCTCAAAAATTATATGttcattatagaaaaaataatatgtagGACAATGCAAGATCCAAACCAGTATACATTGCATTCCtagacattgaaaaaaaaaattatgatcaagTTAAACTATTCAAACTTTGACAGGAGATGTATATCAATTTAACAATATACTCATCTGATCAGACCATCAGATCAAGCCATTATCAAAACAGCAATAAATTCTACATTGACTAATAATCGTAATTGATAAATAACAGCAGTAAATACACTCACGCCTCCTAAAATCAAATGGAAACTcactgaaacaaaataattacttaagaataatttgaattacaaGCAATCGATCTTCAATCAATTGAAGCTGAATTAATGGAGAACCGATACAAAATATTTGCGTCCATAGGTATCACCTAATAAGTCGTTCGCTTTTGCTTTTTAGAGATATTTCAAATTGacgaaaatttagaaaaaaaagtatagatattattaaaacaagACATTTCACGACATCTTTTTATTCCAGGATGCAGAAATTACTAATGtggtttttatataattcagaAAATTCCACTTTTCTAATTCTATTTGTAGCTATCGAAGTATAGGTGAAGttgtgaaattataaattttgaatactctacaaaagttattttcaCATTTAACTAGAACAAAATTTCTGATTATCTCAGTTGCAAATGGATTAACATAAAACCTTCCACAAAAAATCATCCACTGCGGGACATAATGTTATTAACTGCTGTTCATAATTTCCAGTTTCATGTGTAAGctaaatgatattttaaatccACTGGAGCTAGGTCAACTAGTGGTCAGTTCTTTAGGAATTTGTTTTGGTATACTTCGTTTGTCATCGGTAAGTGACTTgaatattcataattcataattcaGTTATTCAATGAGTAGTGTTTTCGTATCAAAACAAGTGatgaacattttttgataagaaaatatgaattacatgcaaattataaaaagagATATTTATGATAGCATATTCAAGCTTCAGCGGCGTTTAGACAATCTTTTTTCGAGTACATTTctcaaattgattgaaataaagaCCAAAGAAATTCTAAAAACTATTATATATGATGATAACTGTATGAATAAcattatttcgataaattttttttcttaatgttcGATacccccgatttgactcctctcgattacttctatgaggttatttaaaatctaaagtgTATTCTAATAGACCAGGCAATATTGCTGATTCAAAAGTTAGAATagcggaagaaattaacaaaataacccttgaggtcatacaaaatgtacgagaattccaaaattgccttcgttattgtcaagaagtggaTTGCGggtattatgaaaattcaattgaattgtAAAGTAGATTGAAAAATAcgttctaaatattatgcgacattattatcttcGTTCTACATAAAGTTCGGTGATAgatacattatcaaaattgctcatcttaaaaattatttttctcagttaaaattgcaccaaatttaaaaacttcATATTACTGAACAGAGAACTGAAATCTCTTTCCAATAAAGTGCCACACGACCCCcttacttatttaaaattttaaaagggGTGCTTATAAATCTGGAGGGAAGGGGGTGCTGGAggagaataatattttcatattgtaaattatcaatttaagaataaaaatagaCCATAATAACGCTATAATTGAATTTActccatacatatggaccgcattgtacagtaatttatttaacttattttattagATCTACTCTAATTTCTACTTCTTTGATTACTTTGAGAAAATCAATCGAATTTTGCTGTGAAGTATAAAGGTTTCTCACATTATATTGCGGAGAAGCCTTTGTATTTTTACATTTGTTCGAGCTATTTCTCtcgttatttaaattttgtaatttcaaagaTGTTGAAATATCTTCTGGTGATTCACTCAAAGAAATGAAACCAGAGGAATCTTACTAGGTATTTACAGGTAGATGGTATGATCAATTTCATCGAAATCTTTGCCTGGATGACTCTTCAAATCTGGATCTCCAGAAATATactcaattttttacttttagcTCAGATTTTTTGTTTCGATCTTTATGATGAAGTGTAAAACTAACATTACCGAATAAAATTCTCAATCTATCTTTACATCGGATTCTAGGTCCAATTCTATATAATGCGTTAATCTATgaaattcatattataaaatttcacaatctGCCTAATCATTATATATCATTTtacatttattcaatattttgcaGGAAAATTTGAGCTTTGGTGATTTAATAGTGAGTTTTTTGTACATGGCTGGTGTAATTTCTCAGCTTGCTGTCGATTGTGCACTTGGAACACTTTTGTATTATCAGGTAAGAGGTAATGTAAGGAAACAGTAGCTTTGTTCGTGGGAAAAACTTCGAATCAGTTTGGGGACCGGCCACATgcgcactttcaaaattgtcgttCAAGTGGGGGTGAAATCATCGTTCCTCGCGaacgacaattttgaaagtgcgcATGTGGTCGGTCCCTAAACTGATTGGGGATTTGACCCACGATCAAAACTTATTTGTTGCTACCAGCTGAGCCCAGCTGGcactttgatttattttcatccTAGATGAAACTACGTTAAATTCAGAATACTCAGAGATTTCTCATTGGATTATctacttttttcaattcaaatgaaaagaaaaatgaataattattcgaaacttaatttcttataatcagaaaaaatagatttattatcATAAGCATTTTCTGAAATAGCGACTaaaatatatgtgaaaaaatgagaaaaaaactaCTGAAAGCATTTACCCACAAGGAAATCTCACTTTCAGGCTAGCCTTTTACCAGAAGCAGTATTTGACAGTAATTGGATGGGTTTAACAGACAATGTTTTGAAAAAGGATGTAATCTTTTTCTTACATCACTCCCAGAGAATTCCCCAACTAACAGCTTACAACTTATTTGACATGCATATGATGTCATTTTTGAAGGTATGTAAATGTTTCCATTATTCATAGAGTTTATAATGAGTACACGCATATCTTCATGTTCAATTCTAGTCCGAAACCTTCCCCCGAAAGGCATTGACTCCTCTCCAGGTAGTGGACAGTAGAGCGCCTCCCAAATATGTGTGGTACCGTTTGGCGAAAAAAGCATAAAATTTGCAGCTTCTCCTAGGTGTCTTCGTTTCCGTAGACAAGTGCAAGCCTGCGCTCTTAAGCTTTTGG belongs to Diorhabda carinulata isolate Delta chromosome X, icDioCari1.1, whole genome shotgun sequence and includes:
- the LOC130900586 gene encoding odorant receptor 22a-like, with protein sequence MCMRLILTYASESRTEKSTTKRTTEMKILLSYTKTIKGVTLRDRIRSDNLREGLGVQDVGVREISIENNYFKQLSYIMKESVKIFFMCKLNDILNPLELGQLVVSSLGICFGILRLSSENLSFGDLIVSFLYMAGVISQLAVDCALGTLLYYQASLLPEAVFDSNWMGLTDNVLKKDVIFFLHHSQRIPQLTAYNLFDMHMMSFLKVIRMAFSLFTVMKNV